Within the Calditrichota bacterium genome, the region CGCGGGTTGGTCGTGGGACTATCAGTCCGACTACTACGCTGCGCAGATCAGTGCCCTCTCCTTCAACGACAACTGCATGGACATCATCTTCACCCCCGGCGATAGCGTGGGAGCCCCGGTGCAGTTTCGCTTGGAGCCTGCCACCGACTATGTGCAGGTGAATTGTCTGGTGCGGACGGCGCCCAGGGGGCGCGCCGAAGGCGTGACCTTCGACCGGGCTCCAGGGACCAATCGCGTCACTATCCACGGCAGCATCGCCGTCGATGCCGGGGAAGTCAGGGAGTGGTTTTCGGTGGAAAACCCCACCCTTTTTGCCGCACACGTTTTCCGCCAGACCCTGATCGAGCAGGGAATTGCGGTGGAGGGCAGAGCCGTTGACATCGACTCTCTGCCTGGGTTTCGACCAGACCCAGCTTCCCTGCGGGTGCTCGCCACATACAGCTCGCCGCCCCTGAGCGAACTGGTCACAACCATCAACAAGGTCAGTCAGAACCTTTATGCCGAATTGCTCCTTCGCACGTTAGGTGCCGAGTGCAAGGGGACCGGCGACGCGGCCCATGGGGCGGAGGTGGTCAAAGAGGTGATGACCGGCTTCGGCATTGACCCGGAGGTCATCAGCATGGTGGACGGATCCGGGCTCTCGCGTCTGGATATGGTAACGCCCAAGGCGGTGGTCGCTCTGTTGCGTGGGATGCGCCGCCACACCACGGGCAGTTTCTTCTACGATTCGCTGCCGATTGCAGGCGTAGACGGGACTATCCGAAGCCGCATGCGCGGGACCGCGGCAGAGAACAACGTGCGCGCCAAGACCGGCTTCATTGGGCACGTGCGCAGCCTCTCCGGCTACGTCCGCACGGCCGATCAAGAGGAGCTGGCCTTTGCCATGATTGCCAACAACTACACCGCGCCGACCCCACTGGCCAATAGCCTGCAGGACTTGGTTTGCGAACGGCTGGCAACGTTCAGTCGCAAGAGCCCTTGACTGCGTCGATGGGCATGGGGCGGCGCACGGAGCGAGGTGAACTTCCATGTTTTTCGGTAGGCGTCCAGAGGTGAGGCGATTCTCCTACCAGCCGCTCTTCTACGATCCGAAGAAGGACCAATCGGAGGCAGACCAGCGGCGCATCCATTTTCGGAGGTCCCCGGTCCTGCAAACCCAGGTGCGCCGCCGGTCCGTCATCATCATGCTCCTGGCCGTGCTCATCCTGGTGTATCTCATCTACTATTTGGACCGGGTGGTGGAAAAGGATCGTGCCGCCCGGTTTGACCACTTCCAGGTGGAAGAAATCATAGTTCGCTGAGAGACGGTAGCAAAGCCCGTGCAGAGACGCAAACTACCAACGCCCGGGATCAGGCAGCATAGAGGCGAGGCCTCTCGCGCCGTACAGGCCCGGGCAGGCGGAAGCCGTGCTGGTTGGTGGATTTCCGCCCTCGAGCGCTTGGAAACGGTTCTCGGCTGGATCGCCACGATGCCCATCAAGTTGAAGTTGACCCTGATCATATCGGGCATCGTCTTTGTGGCAGTGGTGGTGCTAAGCGCCGTCCTCTACCAGACCGGCCGGACTATCCTGCTCCAGCGCCTGCAGAACACCTGCAATCTGTTAGCCAGCAACCTGAGTGAGTACACGCGCGAAGAGATGCTACTGGAGGCCGCAGGCGCAGGCACCGCCCGGGACAGGATTCAGGACATCGTGCTGCGGTTCAAAAAGCTGGGGATCGACGGCTTCCAGTACGCTGCGGTGGTGGCACGTGACGGGCGCATCGTAGCGCACAGCGACTATCGCCTGCGGGGCGGCACACTCAGCAATGAAGAGGTCGCCATCCTCAATCGGCTGGAAGGCCTGCACTGGCGAGAGGTGGGCGATACCACCTATCAGTACTTCCAACCCATCTTCGCCATGCGGCGCACTGGCGACACGACCCAGCGCCTCCTGTTGGGCGCAGCGGTGATCGGTTTCTCCAAGGCAGAGCTCTGGGCACCGGTGCGTCGCGCGCGCAATACCCTTTTGGCTGCGCTGGTGGGGGTCTTTGTCCTCTCCCCGCTGGTCATCTACTTGGTTGCCGAGCGCATGACGGCACTGATCCGCCAGCTTTCCCGGGCCGCGCGCGCCGTGGGCGGTGGCGACTTGGAAGTGGTCGTTCCCGTACGCAGGCGGGACGAGTTGGGGCAACTTGCTGCCG harbors:
- a CDS encoding HAMP domain-containing protein, with the translated sequence MPIKLKLTLIISGIVFVAVVVLSAVLYQTGRTILLQRLQNTCNLLASNLSEYTREEMLLEAAGAGTARDRIQDIVLRFKKLGIDGFQYAAVVARDGRIVAHSDYRLRGGTLSNEEVAILNRLEGLHWREVGDTTYQYFQPIFAMRRTGDTTQRLLLGAAVIGFSKAELWAPVRRARNTLLAALVGVFVLSPLVIYLVAERMTALIRQLSRAARAVGGGDLEVVVPVRRRDELGQLAADFNRMIRQLRERLHMQKFVSKLTVDMIRKRAAMGDPPETGGELRHCTVLFSDIRNFSAITAALPPEQVVALINIYLDLQAQIIEQNRGVVDKF
- the dacB gene encoding D-alanyl-D-alanine carboxypeptidase/D-alanyl-D-alanine-endopeptidase, producing the protein MRMRFARKMLLLAAVLLLVAIGCAPSLQRTKPSIAVDRLRAELDYLFSDRAFANAHWGVAIQSLRNGEYLYLRNEDKEFMPASNMKLFTTAAGLVKLSPEFRYRTALLTPGKVREGVLQGPLVIKGSGDPSITGRYHGGNMLAVFQAWADSLRRLGIGRVKGDIIGDDNYFADEILGAGWSWDYQSDYYAAQISALSFNDNCMDIIFTPGDSVGAPVQFRLEPATDYVQVNCLVRTAPRGRAEGVTFDRAPGTNRVTIHGSIAVDAGEVREWFSVENPTLFAAHVFRQTLIEQGIAVEGRAVDIDSLPGFRPDPASLRVLATYSSPPLSELVTTINKVSQNLYAELLLRTLGAECKGTGDAAHGAEVVKEVMTGFGIDPEVISMVDGSGLSRLDMVTPKAVVALLRGMRRHTTGSFFYDSLPIAGVDGTIRSRMRGTAAENNVRAKTGFIGHVRSLSGYVRTADQEELAFAMIANNYTAPTPLANSLQDLVCERLATFSRKSP